One genomic window of Bacillus mycoides includes the following:
- a CDS encoding ankyrin repeat domain-containing protein, whose product MFKKTFSMICCVIFLQGCSQEQVVKKEMTNMETALLAATEKNETNTVISLLKKGADINITDNKGRTSLMIATYKNDVKTAKVLIDAGADVNIQDDMKNNPFLYAGAEGYLDILKLTIDAGADPALTNRYGGTALIPASEHGYIDVIKELLTRTNIDVNHINNLGWTALMEAIVLSNGDEAQQQVIRLLIEHGADVNIPDNDGVTPLQHARAHNFEEIEKILLKGRK is encoded by the coding sequence ATGTTCAAAAAGACATTCAGTATGATATGTTGCGTAATTTTTTTACAAGGATGCTCGCAAGAACAAGTAGTAAAAAAGGAGATGACAAATATGGAGACTGCACTATTAGCAGCTACTGAAAAAAACGAAACAAACACTGTTATATCGTTACTCAAAAAAGGGGCTGACATAAATATAACGGACAATAAAGGACGTACTTCTCTTATGATTGCTACATACAAAAATGATGTAAAAACTGCCAAAGTTCTTATCGACGCTGGTGCTGACGTAAATATCCAAGATGATATGAAAAACAATCCATTTCTATACGCCGGTGCAGAAGGTTACTTGGACATTTTAAAACTAACGATTGATGCTGGTGCGGATCCAGCACTTACGAATCGTTACGGCGGAACAGCTCTTATTCCCGCGTCAGAACATGGCTATATTGATGTTATAAAAGAACTCCTTACTCGAACAAATATCGATGTAAACCATATAAATAACCTCGGATGGACAGCTTTAATGGAAGCCATCGTACTAAGTAATGGAGATGAAGCACAGCAACAAGTCATTCGCCTTCTTATTGAACATGGTGCTGATGTAAACATTCCCGACAACGATGGTGTTACCCCATTGCAACATGCCCGTGCTCATAACTTTGAAGAGATAGAGAAAATTTTGCTAAAAGGACGTAAGTAA
- a CDS encoding Gfo/Idh/MocA family protein, whose amino-acid sequence MNKPRIGMIGLGSIAQKAYLPTLTKETDWNFVGAFTPNAEKRKQICQQYRIQDFHSIETLASECDAIFVHSSTATHYEIVSELLKKGIDVYVDKPLAATTEQAEKLVEMSEKYNRKLMVGFNRRFVPMYVAAKEQANDISWIRIEKHRTNKVGPYTYDFTMLDDYLHIVDTARWLANDDLSVVHNMVQTNEKNELLYGHHTYTTANGLLLSTAMHRHAGTNLEQIELVTTGKIIRVKNMNTFEVEQENSVSQIGSPSWDTTLKQRGFEDAVHHFIECLHGDTRPLVDGLEGLKTQQILQSLLDDVSKN is encoded by the coding sequence ATGAACAAACCTAGAATTGGAATGATTGGACTTGGAAGTATTGCACAAAAAGCCTATCTTCCAACACTTACAAAAGAAACAGATTGGAACTTTGTTGGGGCGTTTACACCTAACGCAGAGAAAAGAAAACAAATTTGCCAGCAATATCGTATTCAAGATTTTCATTCTATTGAAACATTAGCTTCGGAATGCGATGCAATCTTCGTTCATAGTTCGACTGCTACACATTATGAAATCGTTTCTGAACTTCTGAAAAAAGGAATCGATGTTTATGTTGATAAGCCGCTAGCTGCTACTACTGAGCAAGCAGAAAAACTAGTCGAAATGAGCGAAAAGTATAACCGAAAGTTAATGGTCGGATTTAATCGCCGATTCGTTCCTATGTATGTCGCTGCAAAAGAACAAGCTAATGATATTTCATGGATTCGAATTGAAAAGCACCGTACAAATAAGGTGGGACCATATACGTATGACTTTACTATGTTAGATGATTACTTACATATTGTAGATACTGCTCGCTGGTTAGCTAATGATGATCTTAGCGTCGTTCATAATATGGTGCAAACAAATGAAAAGAATGAACTTCTTTACGGACATCATACATATACAACCGCAAACGGGCTCTTACTTTCTACAGCGATGCACCGTCATGCTGGTACAAATTTAGAACAAATTGAACTTGTAACAACAGGGAAAATCATTCGCGTAAAAAATATGAACACATTTGAAGTTGAGCAGGAAAATTCAGTTTCACAGATTGGTTCACCATCATGGGATACGACGTTAAAACAGCGCGGTTTTGAAGATGCTGTTCATCATTTTATCGAATGTTTACACGGAGATACAAGGCCGCTAGTAGACGGATTAGAAGGATTAAAAACGCAGCAAATTCTCCAATCTCTACTGGACGATGTAAGCAAAAATTAA
- the mscL gene encoding large conductance mechanosensitive channel protein MscL — translation MWNEFKKFALKGNVIDLAVGVVIGAAFGKIVSSLVKDIITPLIGLLMGGINFTGLKFTVGEASVKYGNFIQTIFDFLIVAFAIFIFVKVFNKMTLKREEEKKEELPEPTKEEEILSEIRDLLKQQNSSKDRA, via the coding sequence ATGTGGAACGAGTTTAAAAAGTTCGCTTTAAAGGGAAACGTCATTGATCTAGCTGTCGGGGTTGTAATTGGTGCTGCATTCGGTAAAATCGTTAGTTCTTTAGTAAAAGATATCATTACACCATTAATCGGTTTATTAATGGGAGGAATTAACTTCACAGGATTAAAATTTACAGTAGGCGAGGCCTCTGTTAAATATGGTAACTTTATCCAAACGATATTTGACTTCCTAATTGTTGCATTTGCAATCTTCATTTTCGTTAAAGTCTTTAACAAAATGACTTTAAAAAGAGAAGAAGAAAAGAAAGAAGAACTTCCAGAACCAACAAAAGAAGAAGAAATTCTTAGCGAAATTCGCGACTTACTAAAACAACAAAACTCTTCTAAAGATAGAGCATAA
- a CDS encoding DUF3917 domain-containing protein gives MIVLWIITLCMTAIFAYMTLKQNGLKRFVPGSILAGIALITYVVSIFTESISIDLSTSLMFIGITLFAGSIMVLMVAGIIAFIHMNSETL, from the coding sequence ATGATCGTTCTTTGGATAATTACGCTTTGCATGACTGCTATTTTTGCATATATGACGTTAAAACAAAATGGCTTAAAGCGATTTGTTCCAGGAAGTATTCTTGCAGGAATCGCCCTTATCACGTATGTAGTTTCAATTTTTACTGAAAGTATTTCGATAGATTTAAGTACGAGTTTAATGTTTATCGGTATTACACTATTTGCAGGTAGCATTATGGTACTTATGGTTGCAGGTATTATTGCATTTATTCATATGAATTCAGAAACGTTATAG
- a CDS encoding DUF4288 domain-containing protein, with translation MYAVKLLFESVHSGEPNPSKIDEHYEENHDTLFEESIILVKANTLEEAHELGEKIALQSEDTYDNMYDVQVTWQFRKVLHVFELNDTSFETGTELYARFLHVKKNETVDTVVKQYYPEY, from the coding sequence ATGTACGCTGTAAAATTATTATTTGAATCTGTTCATTCAGGTGAACCTAATCCTAGTAAAATTGATGAACATTATGAAGAGAATCACGATACACTTTTTGAAGAAAGTATCATTCTCGTTAAGGCGAACACTTTAGAGGAAGCTCACGAGCTAGGTGAAAAGATAGCTCTACAGTCTGAAGATACGTACGATAATATGTACGATGTGCAAGTAACATGGCAGTTTCGAAAAGTGTTACATGTATTTGAATTAAATGATACGTCATTTGAGACAGGAACAGAATTGTACGCAAGATTTTTACATGTTAAGAAAAATGAAACTGTCGATACAGTAGTTAAACAATACTATCCTGAATACTAA
- the ccpA gene encoding catabolite control protein A, giving the protein MNITIYDVAREANVSMATVSRVVNGNPNVKPTTRKKVLEAIDLLGYRPNAVARGLASKKTTTVGVIIPDISNTFYAELARGIEDIATMYKYNIILSNSDQNKEKEFHLLNTMLGKQVDGIVFMGEDITDIHVEEFKKSPVPIVLAASFDEQNETSSVNIDYTQAAYDAMKHFIEQGHKRIGFVSGPFIDKAGSAKKLQGYKKALEEAGISYDENLIIDGDYTYDSGIEAFERLWSIDEKPTAIFVSSDEMALGVIHAAQDAGLNVPTDIEVLGFDNTRLALMVRPQLSTVVQPMYDIGAVAMRLLTKYMNKEKVEDHSVILPHRIQFRDSTK; this is encoded by the coding sequence ATGAACATAACAATCTATGATGTAGCGCGCGAAGCAAACGTTTCAATGGCTACCGTATCACGTGTTGTGAACGGTAACCCAAATGTAAAGCCTACAACAAGAAAGAAAGTATTAGAAGCAATTGATCTTTTAGGATACCGCCCAAATGCGGTAGCACGTGGACTAGCAAGTAAGAAGACAACTACAGTGGGTGTTATTATTCCTGATATCTCAAATACGTTTTATGCAGAACTTGCTCGTGGAATTGAAGATATCGCAACAATGTACAAATATAACATCATTTTAAGTAACTCTGACCAGAACAAAGAGAAGGAGTTCCACTTATTAAATACGATGCTTGGGAAACAAGTGGACGGGATTGTTTTCATGGGTGAAGATATTACAGATATTCACGTTGAAGAGTTCAAAAAATCTCCAGTACCAATTGTATTAGCAGCGTCATTTGATGAGCAAAATGAAACGTCATCAGTAAATATTGATTATACACAAGCGGCTTACGATGCAATGAAGCATTTTATTGAGCAAGGACATAAACGTATCGGTTTCGTCTCTGGTCCTTTCATTGATAAAGCAGGAAGCGCGAAGAAGTTACAAGGTTATAAAAAAGCTTTAGAAGAAGCAGGTATTTCATATGATGAAAATCTTATAATTGATGGAGATTACACATATGATTCAGGTATAGAAGCGTTTGAAAGACTTTGGAGCATTGATGAAAAGCCAACAGCAATCTTCGTATCTTCTGATGAAATGGCACTAGGTGTAATCCACGCAGCACAAGACGCTGGATTAAACGTACCAACTGATATCGAAGTGCTTGGTTTTGACAACACACGTCTTGCATTAATGGTACGCCCACAGCTTTCGACAGTTGTACAACCAATGTATGATATCGGTGCAGTAGCAATGCGTCTACTAACGAAATACATGAACAAAGAAAAAGTAGAAGATCACTCAGTTATCTTACCTCACCGTATCCAATTTAGAGATTCAACGAAGTAA